One region of Pogona vitticeps strain Pit_001003342236 chromosome 1, PviZW2.1, whole genome shotgun sequence genomic DNA includes:
- the LOC110071042 gene encoding cytochrome P450 2H2-like, producing the protein MEPLGTVTLFLGVCLSCLLLLATVRSRTQGKGRLPPGPTPLPLVGNILQLKTNFLSKALQQLSEKYGPVFTVHFGRSPAVVLHGYDVIKEALIDHADEFALRGHLPLDDKISKGEGIISSNGERWKVLRRFALTTLRNFGMGKKSIEERIQEEAQYLLEKFQDTKGKPFDPTFLLSCATSNIICSIVFGAHFDYDDERFLALLDMFNDNFKTASSPWGLMANLFPSFMDLIPGPHQRIIKNFETLKEFVSQAVKQHKETLDPSATRDFIDCFLIRMEQEKKNGASEFTPENLVTSVLDLFVAGTETTSTTLRYGLLILQKYPEVEEKVHEEIDRVVGRARAPCVADRGQMPYTDAVIHEIQRFISLVPLSVPHSVAKDTPFRQYVIPKGTIIFPVLTSVLYDSKEFPNPTEFDPQHFLKKDGTFRKSDYFMPFSAGKRICAGEGLARMELFLFLTTILQHFKLKPLKDPKDIDISPLLSGAVTFPRPYQLCVLPR; encoded by the exons ATGGAGCCTCTGGGCACGGTCACCCTTTTCCTGGGAGTTTGTCtctcttgccttctcctcttggccACTGTGAGGAGCAGGACACAGGGCAAGGGAAGGCTTCCGCCGGGCCCAACGCCTTTGCCCCTTGTGGGGAACATCTTGCAGCTGAAGACCAACTTCCTCAGTAAGGCTCTCCAACAG CTCAGTGAGAAGTACGGCCCTGTGTTCACGGTGCATTTCGGACGGTCACCTGCTGTGGTTCTCCATGGTTATGATGTCATAAAAGAAGCACTGATTGACCACGCAGATGAATTTGCACTCAGGGGACACCTACCGTTGGATGACAAAATCAGCAAAGGGGAAG GGATTATCTCCAGCAatggggaaagatggaaggtgCTCCGGCGCTTTGCCCTCACCACCCTCCGCAACTTTGGGATGGGGAAGAAGAGCATCGAGGAGAGGATCCAGGAGGAAGCCCAGTATCTCCTGGAAAAGTTCCAGGACACGAAAG GGAAGCCCTTCGACCCCACCTTCCTGCTTAGCTGTGCCACGTCCAACATCATCTGCTCCATTGTCTTTGGTGCCCACTTTGATTACGACGACGAGAGGTTTCTAGCCCTCCTGGACATGTTCAATGACAACTTCAAGACTGCAAGCTCTCCTTGGGGACTG ATGGCCAATCTCTTCCCGTCTTTCATGGACCTCATTCCTGGGCCTCACCAGAGAATAATCAAAAACTTTGAAACATTAAAAGAGTTCGTTTCCCAAGCGGTGAAACAGCACAAGGAGACTCTGGATCCGAGTGCCACCCGGGATTTTATCGACTGCTTCCTTATTAGAATGGAGCAG gaaaaaaagaacggCGCGTCAGAGTTCACCCCTGAAAACCTGGTGACCTCCGTACTTGATTTATTTGTAGCCGGAACAGAAACAACCAGCACCACTCTCAGATATGGGCTCTTGATTCTCCAGAAATACCCGGAAGTAGAAG AGAAAGTGCATGAAGAGATTGACCGCGTGGTCGGCCGAGCCAGGGCGCCGTGCGTAGCTGACCGCGGGCAGATGCCTTACACAGATGCCGTCATCCACGAAATCCAGAGGTTCATCTCTCTTGTCCCACTGAGTGTCCCCCACTCAGTGGCCAAAGACACCCCCTTCAGACAATACGTCATCCCAAAG GGCACCATCATCTTCCCTGTCCTGACCTCTGTGCTGTATGACAGCAAAGAGTTTCCAAACCCCACAGAATTTGACCCACAGCATTTCTTGAAGAAAGATGGCACCTTCCGCAAGAGTGACTACTTCATGCCCTTCTCGGCAG GTAAACGGATCTGCGCAGGGGAGGGCCTCGCCCGCATGGAGCTGTTCCTATTCTTGACcaccatcctgcagcacttcaaACTGAAACCCCTCAAGGATCCCAAGGACATCGACATCTCCCCTCTCCTGAGTGGCGCTGTCACCTTCCCTCGGCCTTATCAGCTCTGCGTTCTCCCtcgctga